Proteins encoded within one genomic window of Camelina sativa cultivar DH55 chromosome 19, Cs, whole genome shotgun sequence:
- the LOC104767447 gene encoding B3 domain-containing protein REM14-like, which translates to MGGATNEDNAVVKLKSNASDITWQVKIEGRRLTEGWQTFAICHDLRVGGIVVFRHDGGLLFHVTCFGPSCCEIQYDDDDDDVIQISSDSEKNQNTAEAGGSSSDHHSCFVACVTELNLRKDILFLPRGFSRSNGLMDRKCEIILLNKDGTPWTLILSHKPDGEVYIRSGWTSFCFENRLRVNDVLTLKLVQTGTTPVLQLCSSSTTSQCRFLTLTLRPYNLIQLCLPRKFVKANGIEKARKITLLDQYDVKRTTILKPNGKRANMSLGKEWREFCYVNGVNVGESFKLELIKEKEDTATHLLKFCSKVVNFP; encoded by the exons ATGGGGGGAGCAACTAACGAGGACAATGCGGTGGTGAAGCTGAAATCAAACGCTTCTGATATAACCTGGCAAGTGAAGATAGAGGGTCGGAGACTCACCGAAGGCTGGCAAACGTTCGCCATCTGCCATGACCTCCGGGTCGGCGGCATAGTTGTTTTCAGACATGATGGAGGTTTGTTGTTCCATGTCACGTGTTTTGGACCAAGCTGCTGTGAGATTCAatacgatgatgatgatgatgatgtcattCAAATATCCTCTG aTTCAGAGAAGAATCAGAACACAGCAGAAGCAGGAGGATCTTCATCAGATCATCACTCTTGTTTTGTAGCATGTGTCACCGAGTTGAATCTACGCAAAGATATACTG TTTCTCCCTAGAGGTTTCTCAAGATCTAATGGTTTGATGGATCGTAAGTGTGAGATCATTCTATTGAATAAAGATGGGACACCATGGACATTGATCCTGAGTCATAAACCAGACGGTGAGGTTTACATCAGAAGCGGTTGGACAAGTTTCTGCTTCGAAAATCGACTAAGAGTCAACGATGTTTTAACCCTTAAGCTCGTGCAAACCGGTACAACACCTGTTCTCCagctttgttcttcttcaacGACGAGCCAATGCAGATTCTTGACACTAACTCTCAGACCATACAATCTTATACAGCTG TGTCTACCGAGGAAATTTGTTAAGGCGAATGGTATCGAGAAAGCGAGGAAAATAACTCTCCTGGATCAATATGATGTCAAGCGGACGACGATTCTTAAACCGAACGGCAAACGTGCAAATATGAGTTTGGGAAAAGAGTGGAGAGAGTTTTGTTATGTTAATGGAGTGAATGTAGGTGAGTCCTTCAAGCTGGAACTCATCAAGGAAAAAGAAGACACAGCTACTCATCTACTTAAGTTCTGCTCCAAAGTCGTCAACTTTCCCTGA
- the LOC104764850 gene encoding sorting and assembly machinery component 50 homolog B-like, translating into MANPAEEPDVNPPIREPQEEEEEEVEELNGDEEEEDDYEGEDDDDTESKSQTREGRSSVDRIKAESLFRRMRAAPVPVRVHDVIVKGNEKTKDHIIEAELEAAREATTLQELLEASRVANSNLRALDIFDSVNITLDSGPPELPGTTNVVIEVVESKSPLTGQIGVYTKAEARSSSIEASLKYKNIFGYGDIWDGSIVHGYDNSAEVALGMYLPRFRGLSTPFTSRLYLSTQDWLKFSSYKERSLGLSLGLLSSKYHELVYTIAWRNLIDPSRAASVSIRRQLGHNLLSALKYTFKFDQRNSYLRPTSGYAFISTSQIGGLAPDSRSLRFLKQEIDLRYAVPFGFYNAALNFGVSGGVSFPWGSGYQNRPSSVPERFFLGGNSSPLCSLGGPSALWGFKTRGLGPNEPKRKGDNERDFVGGDAAVTAFADLSFDLPVRWLRERGIHGHVFASAGNMTKLSENEFRNFTVPKFLETFRTSVGAGIVLPTSVFRMELNYCHILKKQEHDQARSGVCVTFSASS; encoded by the exons ATGGCGAATCCGGCGGAAGAACCCGACGTGAATCCACCAATCCGAGAaccccaagaagaagaagaagaagaagttgaagaactgaacggagacgaagaagaagaggatgattaCGAaggagaagacgatgatgacACCGAGTCGAAATCTCAAACTCGCGAAGGCCGGTCCAGTGTAGACAGGATCAAAGCGGAATCGCTTTTCCGTCGGATGAGAGCTGCTCCTGTGCCGGTGCGTGTCCACGACGTGATTGTCAAAGGAAACGAGAAGACCAAAGACCATATCATCGAGGCGGAACTGGAAGCTGCGAGAGAGGCGACCACGTTGCAGGAGCTTCTCGAAGCTTCTAGGGTTGCTAATTCGAATCTCCGAGCGTTAGATATCTTTGATTCCGTCAACATTACGCTCGATTCTGGTCCTCCTGAGCTTCCTGGTACCACCAATGTTGTAATTGAAGTCGTCGAGAGCAAAAGCCCTCTCACCGGCCAAATTGGCGTCTACACTAAAGCTGAG GCTAGATCATCAAGCATTGAAGCATCTTTGAAGTATAAGAACATTTTTGGCTATGGAGATATTTGGGACGGGTCTATAGTTCATGGCTATGACAACTCTGCTGAGGTTGCCTTGGGGATGTATCTGCCAAGGTTCAGAGGATTATCTACTCCTTTTACTTCTCGTCTTTACCTTTCGACTCAAGACTGGCTTAAGTTTTCATCGTATAAAGAACGTTCCCTCGGTCTTTCTCTCGGTCTTCTCTCAAGCAAGTATCACGAGCTGGTTTACACGATTGCGTGGCGTAATCTGATAGATCCATCCCGTGCGGCTTCAGTGTCAATAAGGAGGCAACTGGGACACAATCTGCTTTCTGCATTGAAATATACTTTCAAATTTGACCAGAGAAACTCGTACTTGAGGCCAACTAGTGGATATGCTTTCATCTCTACTTCTCAAATTGGTGGTCTTGCTCCTGATAGCCGAAGCTTACGCTTCTTGAAGCAG GAGATTGATCTTCGATATGCTGTTCCTTTCGGGTTTTACAACGCTGCTCTCAACTTTGGTGTGTCTGGGGGTGTCTCCTTTCCGTGGGGAAGCGGATACCAAAACCGTCCTTCCTCTGTGCCAGAGAGGTTCTTCTTGGGTGGCAATTCATCGCCTCTATGTTCTTTAGGTGGGCCATCTGCACTATGGGGATTCAAGACCAGAGGACTTGGTCCCAACGAGCCAAAGAGGAAAGGCGATAATGAACGGGATTTTGTTGGAGGAGATGCAGCGGTGACTGCATTTGCGGATCTCTCATTTGATTTGCCAGTGAGATGgttaagagagagaggaatCCACGGGCATGTGTTTGCATCTGCGGGGAATATGACAAAGTTATCGGAGAATGAGTTTAGGAACTTCACTGTTCCAAAGTTCTTGGAGACATTCAGAACTTCAGTTGGTGCTGGAATCGTCTTACCAACTAGTGTATTCCGTATGGAG CTTAACTACTGCCATATattgaagaaacaagaacacgATCAAGCGAGATCAGGGGTTTGCGTGACATTCTCTGCCTCGTCCTGA